The window GCGCGCGTGATGACCGATGGCGTGACGTTCGAGAAGGCCGGCATCAATCGCTCGGCGGTGATGGGCGAGTTGCCGGCCTCGGCGGCGAAGCGCCTGGGTGGCCAGGGCGCGGCTAACGGTACCACGCACTTTTTCGCCACCGGCGTGAGCCTGGTGGTGCATCCGCGCAGCCCGAAGGTGCCGACGGTGCACCTCAACGTGCGCTACTTCGAGCTCACGGATGAGCACGGTGAGCTGAGGGACAGCTGGTACGGCGGCGGCACCGACCTCACGCCGTTCTACCCGCACGCCGAGGATGCCCGACAGTTCCACTCGGCGCTCAAGGCGATGGCGGACCGGCATCACCCAGCGTTCTATCCCACGCATAAAAAGTGGTGCGACGAATACTTCGTCAACACGCACCGTGAGCACGAAGCCCGCGGCGTCGGTGGGATCTTTTTTGACCACCTCCGCGCTGATGATGCGTCGCATGGCCTCGACTTCGAGACCCTCGGCGCGTACGTCACGGATGTGGCACGCGTGCTGCGACAGGCGTACGAACCCATCGTCGATCGGCGTCGCGATGAGCCGTTCAGCGAGGCGGAGCGCGAGTTCCAGCTCGTGCGCCGCGGGCGTTATGTGGAGTTCAATCTCGTGCACGACCGTGGCACGATCTTCGGCCTCCAGACCAACGCCCGGGTGGAAAGCGTGCTGATGAGCCTTCCACCGCTCGCGATGTGGCAGTACGCCCCGCGTTATTCGCCGGATTCCTTCGAGGCGCGCCTCCTCGAGATGCTCAAGCCTCGCGAGTGGGCCACGGACGCTGCTGGAGTGTGAACCATGCGTGCGATCGCTGACATGATCGGCAATGCCACCCCTTCGCCTTCGGATGCCGGCGATCATCGCTCGGTTGCCGTCGTGGGTGCGGGCATCACCGGGCTGGTCGCGGCTTACGAGCTGCGCCGCCGTGGTGTGAATGTCACGCTCTACGAAGCCAGCCCCATTTCGGGTGGCTCGATCCGGACGTCGCACGCCGATGGCTTTCTCGCCGAGCACGGGCCGAACTCGTTCGTGACGTCAGCGCCGGTGGATGCGCTGCTGCAGCAGCTCCGCCTGCAGGATGACGTCGTGGAAGCGAATCCGGGGGCGAACCGTCGTTATCTCGTGCGCGATGGCGCGCTGCTCCCCTTCCCGATGACGCCGCCGGCGATGCTCTCCACGCGGTTGCTCAGCGTCAAGGCGAAGCTGCGCATTCTGCTCGAGCCGCTGGTGAAGGCGCGCCGCGATGTCGGCGATGAATCGGTCGCGAGCTTCGTGCGCCGCCGCATGGGTCACGAAGTCCTCGACTACACGGTCGATCCGTTCATCTCCGGCATCTTTGCCGGTGATCCGGAGACGCTGAGCATGGCGCACGCGTTTCCGCGCGTGCTCGAGCTCGAGCGCCAGTACGGGTCGCTGTCCAAGGGGCTGATGGCGCAGCGCAAGCAGCCGGTGGTGGAAGATGTTGCGCCGGCCGTCCACGACGGCCCGGTGAGCGCCTCGCCGCCGCCGCGTGCGCGCCTGATTTCGTTCATCGATGGCATGCAGACGCTCACCGACACGCTGGAAGCGTCGCTCGGCAGCACGGTGCGCCTGGGCTGCCCGGTGAGCCTGGTGCACCGCGAAGAGTCGCGGTGGGTGGTGGATGCCGGCGCCGATGGCGCCGAGCAGACCCGCCGCGTGGACGCGGTGGTCATGGCGACGCCGGCGCACATTCTCGCCGCGATGGAACTGCCGGCCGCGCTGCGCAAGTTCTCGGCGGCGATCGAGCGCGTGGAGTACCCGCCGGTGAGCACGGTGACGCTCGGCTTCCGCCGAGCCGATGTCGCACACCCGCTCGATGGCTTTGGTGTGCTCATCCCCGCCGTGGAGCGCCGCAACATTCTCGGCGTGCTCTTCAACTCGTCGCTCTTCCCGAGCCGCGCGCCGGATGGCTACGTCGCCCTCACCTGCTTCGTGGGCGGGGCCCGCATGCCGGAGCGCGCGCGTGAAGACACCGACCTGCTGCTCGAGCGCGTGCTGCTCGACCTGCGCCAGCTGCTCGGCGTGCGCGGCGAGCCGGTGTTTGCGAAGCACGTGTACTGGCCGCGCGCGATCCCGCAGTACACGGTCGGCTACCAGGCCGTGAAGGACGCCGCCGATTCGACCGAACGGCAGAACCCCGGGTTGTATCTGGCGGGGAACTACCGCAACGGCGTGTCCGTGGGCGACTGCGTGGCGAGCGGGATGCAGGTGGCGGAGCGGGTGGCGGCGTATTTGACGAGGGCGGGCTGACGGGACCGTTGAGGAGACGGCGGAAGCCTGTACGGCGGAAGCTGGACCGCGGAAGCTGGACTACGAAACCTCATCGGATGGCGGCGCTATGCGCCGCCATTTTCCGTTTACGTCCCGGTGTTCAGCTTCCGCCGTCTAGCTTCCGTCGTCCAGCTTCCGCCGTACAGGCTTCCGCCGTCCCAATACGCGCGCCACCTTCCGTCATGACTCTCGATCTTCTAGCCGTCGCTCCCCACCGCGACGACGCCGAGCTCACCTGCGGTGGCACGCTCATCAAGGCGGTTGACGCCGGCAAGCGGGTGGGGATTCTGGATCTGACGCAGGGCGAGATGGGCACGCGCGGCTCGGCCGCGCTGCGCGAATCCGAGGCGGCCAATGCCTCGCGACTGATGGGCCTCGTGGTGCGCGAGAACCTCGGGCTCCCCGACGCGGGGATTCGCAATGATGACGACACGCGCGCCAGACTCGTGCAGCGCATTCGCGCGCTCCGCCCGCGCGTGGTGATCGCGCCAGCACTCAACGGTCGGCACCCCGATCATCGACGCACCACCGAGCTCGTGCGCGACGCCTGCTTCCTCGCCGGGCTCGCCAAGTACGCGCCGGGGGAGCATCCCGCCTTCCGCCCGTTCAAGCTGCTGCACGTGCTGACGTACCGCGAGGACGCCGTGAAGCCCACCTTCGTGGTGGACATCACCGCGCAGTTCGAACGGAAGCTGGCCGCGGTGCAGTGCTACGGATCGCAGTTCGACGGCGCGATCCAGGCCGGCGAAGTCTACCCGAACGGCGAACCCCTCTACGACATCGTCCGCCATCAGGCGGCGCGGTATGGATCGCTCATCCGCGTGCAGTACGGCGAGCCGTTTTATACGGAGGAAACGATGGCGGTGGAGGAGGTGACGGGGTTGGGGGTGTCGACGTTTTAGGCAGGTGGACTGCGGATACAGCGGAAGCCTGTGCGGCGGAAGCTGGACTGCGGAAGCTGGACAACGAGAACCGCGGTTACCCGATGTCCAGCTCCCGCAGTCCAGCTTCCGCCGTGCGGGCTTCCGTAGTATCCGCGGTTCATAGCCATCCAGCGCCCCCACCCGTAACTTCGTCGCCATGACCGACATCGACTACGGTTCCTATCTCCGTCTCAACGAACTGCTGGCGCTGCAGACGCCGCAGTCGAGCCCGGAGCATCCGGACGAGCTGCTGTTCATCGTGGTGCATCAGGCGAGCGAGCTGTGGTTCAAGGTGCTGCGCCATGAGATGGACACGCTCATCACCGCGCTGGAGGGGTTCGATACCATGCGCGCGCTGCTGGCGGTGCAGCGGGTGAACGTGCTCACCGAGATCGTGGCGCAGCAGCTCTCGTCGCTCGATACGCTGCCACCGCAGCGGTTCGCGCAGTTTCGTGGCTATCTCGGCTCGAGCAGCGGCTCGCAGAGCAATCAGTTCCGGGCCATCGAGGCCACGGCGGGGCTGCGCGATCCGCACTTCATGCAGGCGATCAGCGATCATGGCGATCCGCCGCCCGAAGTCGTGGCCGCATTGGCGCGCCCCACGCTGCAGTCGCTCGTACTGGCGCTCATCGCACACGAAGGGGTGCAGCTCGAGGATCTCTATCTCGGGCCCAGCCCCACCCCGCTCTTCCTGTTGGTCGAGGGGCTGCTGGAGTTCGAGCAGCGCTTCGCGCGGTGGCGTTTTGGCCACGTGCAGCTGGTCGAGCGCATCATCGGCATCGGCACCGGGGGCACCGGGGGCACGCTTGGCGCGAAGTACCTGTCGCGCACGGTCTCGCAGAAGTTCTTCCCCGAGCTCTGGGCCGTCCGCACGAAGTTCTATGGCAAGCCCTCTGCGTGACATCTCGATTCCGCTGAGCGCGGCAACCCCGGAGTGGCCGGGGGATCAGCCGTTCTCGTGTGGGTGGACGCTGCGGCGTGAGGGCGGCGAGAGTGTCAATCTCGCGGCCGTGACCACCAGTCTGCACGTGGGGACGCACGCCGATGCGCCGCTGCACGTGGAGAGCGCCTGGGGGGCGTCGGAGGCCTTGGATGTGCGCGCCTTTGTGGGGCCGTGCGTCGTGATTGAGGTCCCGGTGTCGCACAACATCCACGCGGATCTCGACGTGAGCACGATCGCGTCGCTCGTCGGTGAGACGCCGGTGCCTCGCGTGCTCCTGCGCACCGGGCACACCATCGCCCACGGCGCCTTCCCCGACGATTGGCCGTGTCTCACGCCCGACGCGGCCAGTTGGCTCGTGGCGCACGGCGTGTGCCTGTGGGGCGTGGATGCGCCCAGCGTAGACCGACGGCACAGCAAGACGCTCGAGGTGCATCATGCGCTGCTGGGGGCCGGTGCGTTCGTCCTCGAGAATCTCGATCTGCGCGGCGTACCGGTCGGGCGCTACGAACTCATCGCGCCGCCGCTCGCGGTGCACGGCGCCGACGCGGCGCCGGTGCGAGCGTTACTCCGCCCGCTCGCGTAGCGCGGCGACCTTCGCGTCGATCGCCGGCGGAATCGCCAGGGTATCGGCGATGGCGGCGATGCCCTCGGCTTCGGCCCACGCGCGCTCCAATTCGGCCAGTTCCCCCTCAAGCGCCCGACGTTCGGCATCTTCATGCAGCGCCATTTCCAGCGCCAGTCGCGCCGGTGCCGGAATGAAGTTGATGTCGCCCATGTCGCCCCACGTCGCTTGCGCGGACCAGGTGCGACGCATGCTCGTGGCCCAGCGGGGAAAGTCTTCGACCGTGCGCACCTGCTCCAGCATCTGCACCGCTTCGCTGACGCGCGCCGGTGAGGCGCCGGCGCGGTTGATGCGCGGCAGATACTCCCGAAGCACGGGCAGCGCGTCCCGCTCGTACAGCTGCAGCACGCCTTGCTGGTTCTTCCCTTCGCCGAAGACCGACCAGCGCACGGGCCCCCGCGCGTCACCCGCGGCGCGCTTCATGGCGTAGCCGATCTCGATCCCCCAGCGGCCGCTCCCCGACTCGATGAGCCGCGGCTGACCGAAGGGAATGAACCGCCCGCCATCGGGGAGCGGCCGCTCGTGGCCCGGGCGCCCGACATTGTTCAGGATCGTGATCATGTTGACCATGTGGATGATCGGCATCACCAGGCTCACCCCCGCTCCCAGCGCGGCACCACCGGCGATCGCGGCCCCTGCTCCCACCGCGATCCCAGCGCCGGTCAGGATCGTCTTGGTGCGTCGCCGTCCGAACTGATCGCCATAGCGCCACGCGGCAAACTCCGGACGGAGCGGTTCCCCAATGCGCACCAACTCAGTGCCGTCACGCAAACGCGCGAGGCCGATCTGATCTGTACTGGCCCGCACGCGCGTGTCGCGAAAGAGTCGCTCGGCCTGTTCGATCGCCTCCCATCGGGCATCGAACGGCGTGAGATTCCAACGCTCACAGTCCCGGCACACGACCCACAGGCGACCGCGCTTGGCGTCGAACGCGACGCGCCGACCGATGGGCAGCGCTTCCAACGCCTCGTTCCCAGGGAGCTTGGCTCGGCAGTGAATGCACGAGCGATACATGACGACATCGCTCACCCGCGCGCCTCGCGATCGCCGGCACCGATGCGCAGTTCGCTCAATCGTGATTCGATCTGCGCCGGCGTGAACAGGTTGTCGGCGATCTTGGCGATCTCCTCGGCTTCACGCCACGCCGCTTCGAGCGAGGCGAGCTCGCCCTCCATCGCGCGCCGCTCCTGTTCTTCGTGCAGTGCCATCTCGATGGCGAGGCGTTCGCGCACGTCGAGCGTATGCAGCGAGCCGCGGAGCTTCTTCACCACCGAGCGCTTGTTGTTGCCCCAACCGCTGCCGTGTCCCCAGATCTCGTCGCCCGACACCCAGCCGTGGCGCTGCTGCACCTTCCAGAGCACCTGATACGGGTCACCCGCTTCCTCCAACAGCCCCACGGCGTCCTGCACCTTCTCGCGCGAGCCACCAAAGCGATTCACCGTGGGCATGATGCGCGCGGCGATACGCATCGCCTCCTCGCCGGTCACCAACGTCGAACCATCGACATGTTCGAGGCGCAGCTGCAGCGGCCCCTCCGGCGCCGAACGCACCAGGGTGCTCATGCGCGCGTGGCGGCGCTGCACGTCGACGAGCTTGCCGTCAGGGAGCCGAACGTGCCCGATGGACTTGCCGGGGCGCCCGTTGATGAGCGAGTCCCAGATCATCCCGTTCGAGTACACGCCCGCGAACGACCCGATCTGCACCCCGATCGCCACCATGCCGCCCAGAATGGCGGCGGCGCTGCCCACCACGGCTCCGGTCACCAGCATCTGCCGTTTCCGGCGCCGCCCGAACTGGTCGCCGTACCGCCACGCCGCCATCTCGGGGCGTTGCGGCTCGCCGATCCGGATGAGGTCCACCCCCTCCTTGAGGCGCGCCAGGCCCACGTTATCGGTGCTGACCCGCAGGCGGGTATCCCGGAACCGCCGTTCCATGGCTTCGATGGCCTCCCAGCGCTCGTCGAGCGGGGAGAGGTTCCAGCGGTCACAGGCCCGGCAAATCACCCACAGGCGCCCCAGGCGGCCGTCAAACGCCAGGCGGGACCCCACCGGGAACGTTTCGAAGGCTTCATTGGCGCCGAGGGGCGCCGTGCAATGGATGCAGGTGGTGAACATGAGCGGGGGTCTTCGCTAATTTTAAGGGATGACCACCACGGCCGCGCCCCAGCCCATCTACCTCGATCACGCCGCCACCACGCCCATCCGGGACGAGGTGCTGGCGGCCATGACGCCCTTCTTTGGCGCCCGGTTCGGCAACCCTAGCAGTGTGCACCGCTGGGGGCGGGATGCCCGGGTGGCGCTCGACGAAGCCCGCGAACGCGTGGCGGCCTGCCTGGGCGCGAACGCCGACGAGATCTGCTTTACCTCGGGAGGCACCGAGGGCGACAACTTTGCCGTTCTTGGCGTCTGTCGCACGCTGCGCGCGACTGGCCGCACGGCAGCCATCACGACGCCCATCGAGCACAAGGCGGTGCTCGCCGCGGTGCATCAGGCGGCGCATGAAGGCGGCGAAGAGCGACTCGTGCGCGTCGATGCCAACGGGCTGGTGGACGCGGCGCACTATGCCGCACTGCTCGACCACCGGGTGGCGATCGCCAGCATCATGTGGGTGAACAACGAAGTCGGCGTGGTGCAGGACGTCCCCGCGCTCGCCGCGCAGGCCAAGGCCGCTGGCGCCGTGTTCCACACCGATGCGGTGCAGGCGTTCGGCAAGGTGAACGTGGACGCGCGCGCCGTGCCCTTCGACCTCGCGACCATTTCCGGCCACAAGCTCGGGGCGCCGAAGGGCATTGGCGCGCTCTACATCCGCCGCAACACGCCGCTCGAGCCGATGTTCCATGGTGGCTCGCAGGATCGCGGTCGTCGCCCGGGCACCGAGAACGTGGCGTTTGCGGTGGGGCTCGCCACCGCGTGTGAGCTGACGCTCGCCGAGCACGCCGCTGAGCACGCGCGCCTGTCGCAGCTGCGCGACTCGTTCGAGGCGATGCTGCGCGCGCGGGTGCCCGATGCGGTCTTCCACGCGAGCGGTGTCGCGCGCGCCCCGCATGTGTCGAACGTGTCGATTCCGGGCACCAACAGCGAATCGATGCTCATGGCGCTCGACCTGCGCGGCATTGCCTGCAGCGCGGGCTCGGCGTGTCAGAGCGGCAGTGTGTCGGCGTCGCATGTGCTGTCGGCCATGGGCGTCTCCGACGAACTCGCCAATGCGGCGCTGCGCCTGTCGTTCGGCGCGCTCAGCACCGAGGCCGAACTGCCACGTATCGTGGACACACTCGCGATGCTCGCCGAGAAGGCGCGGGCCCCCAAGGCGGCGCCGGTCTTCGAGACGGTGGAGTTCTAGCACCGCATGGCCGCGACCCTGATGCCCCCCAAGGGGGCGCGCGTGCTCGTGGCCATGAGCGGCGGTGTGGACTCCTCCGTCGCCGCTGCCCTGCTGGTGGAGCACGGCTGCGAGGTGGTCGGCGTCACCATGAAGCTGCACGGCGATGGCGCCGAGGTGCCCGACCGCCCCTGCTGCTCGCTCGATGCCACCAGCGACGCGCGTCGCGTCTGCGAGAAGCTCGGCATTCCGCACTACGTGACCAATCTGGTGGACCACTTTGGCCACGACGTGCTCGCCGACTTCGTGAACGAGTACGCCCGCGGCCGCACGCCCATTCCCTGCGTGCGCTGCAACACGTTCACGAAGTTTCGCGACCTGCTCGCCAAGGCCGATGCGATCGACGCGCCGTACATGGCCACCGGTCACTACGCGCGCATCGCGCGCGCGGATGGTCAGGCGGTCCTGTTGCGCGGCGAAGATGACAGCAAGGACCAGAGCTACTTCCTCTGGGGCATCGACCGCCACGTCCTCGACCGGCTCGTGCTCCCCATCGGCACGCAGACCAAGGCCGAGACGCGCGAGATCGCGCGCCGGTTCGGGCTGCGGACCGCCGAGAAGATCGAAAGCCAGGACATCTGCTTCGTGCCCGATGGCGATCATGTGCGCGTGATTGCCGAACAGCTCGGTGCCGACGCGCCGGCGCTGCAGCGCGGGCCGATTCGTCTCGAGAACGGCGACGTGATCGGCGAGCACGAGGGCTTTGCCCGCTTCACGATCGGTCAGCGGAAGGGGCTGCCCGGCGGCTTTGCTGCGCCGATGTTCGTCGTGGCCATTCACCCCGAGGAGCGCGCCGTGGTCATCGGCCCGCGTGACGCGCTGCTGGGACGTGGGCTTGAGGCGCGCGAACTGAACTGGCTCTACGAGCGCCCCAAGGTTGGCGACGCCGTGCGCGTGCAGGTGCGCAATCGTGCGAAGCCGTCACCGGCCACCATCGTGGCCATCGACGACGCCCATGTGGAGCTCGCGCTCGAGGAGCCGATCCAGGCCATCTCGCCCGGGCAGAGCCTCGTGCTCTACGACGGTCCGGTGGTCCTCGGCGGCGGGGTGATCGAGCGCGGGATGCGCGAGAAGCCGGGTCGGCGCCTGCCGATTCTGGCGGCTTAAGCGGCGCCTGGCTGTTCGGCCGGTGGCGAGGTCATCACCGCCACCACCATATCGCTCGTGACGTTCAAGAGTGTCTTGAACATGTCGGGGAGCGTATCGAGTGCGATCATGATGCCGACCGCTTCCACCGGCAGCCCGATGGCCGTGTACACCGGCACCTGCAACAGCTGGCCGCCACTCGGAATACCGGGCGTGCTGAAGCTCAGCACCACGCCCGCGAGCGCCACGATGGCCAACTGCCCTTCACTGAGCGGCAGCCCGTACAACTTGGACGTGAAGTACGCGCCCACCGCCCAGTAGATCCCGCTGTTCAGCTTGAACACCGACGCGCACAGCGGCAGGACAAAGCCGGTGGCCGTGGCGGGCAGCTTGAGTACATCAGTCGCTCCCTTCACCATGGCCGGCAGGGCGGCGAGCGAGCTGCGCGAACCCACCCCCACCATTTGTGCCGGCAGCGCCGCGCGAGCGAAGCGTGCGAGTGGCACCCGCCGCGTCACCGCGATCACACCGTAGCACGCGATCACCGGTACCACGAGCAGCGTGATCAGCGTCAGGAAGTAGAAGCCGATCGCGCCGAGCGCCGCGGTGCCGAGCTTTTCGCCGAGCACCAGCGCGAGGCAGAAGATGCCGATGCCGGCGAGTGCGAGCAGCCAGCGCACCACGATGAGCATGGTGTCGGCCATGCCACGAAAGAACGCCAGCTGCGCCTTCTTGGGCTCGGCGTTGACGCGCGACAGGGCGAACGCATACAGCAGCGTGAAGAGCACCACCGGCAGCAGCGTCCCGTCGGCGGCGGCCTTCACGGGATTGAGCGGAATGAGCGACAGGAACCACGTGCGCGCCGAGAGCGCGTCGCCGGCGGGGACATCGATGTGCGCACTCGCCCTGAGCCGCTCGGACGCCGCCGGGTCCACGGTGAAACCGCCCCACCACAGTTTGGCCGCGAGCGCCGAAAAGATGGCGCACGCGACCAACATGCCAAGCATCCAGGCAAAGGCGCGCGCGCCGACGCGCCCGGTGGTCCGCGCGTCGTCACCACCGGCGACGCCCACGATGAGCAGCGGCACCACCAGTGGAATGACCGTCATCCGCACGGCGTTGATCCACGCTGTGCCGATGGTGTCGAGCACGGCGACCACCGACTTCACCGCCGCCGAAGGATCGGTATCGCGCGACAGCGCCATACCGATGGCGAGGCCGGCGACCAGCCCCATCGACACCTGGACTCCCTGGGATCTGACGGCGGCGCGCACGGCGCCCGGGGCGGGTTGCGACATGGCGGCGAAGCTACGCCGCCGCACGGCCGGTCGCTACTTGGCGGCCTCGCCCTCGACGGTCGGCCGGTAGCTCCCGAAATGCCACTCGTGCCCCTCGGGATCGCGCACACTCCACTCACGGGCGCCGTAGCTGGTGTCGTAGGGCGCGCGGACCACCGTCGCCCCGGCCGCCACCGCCCGCTCGAACGCGGCGTCGATGTCCCCAGTGACGCCGTAGCAGAGCGTCGCATTGCGCGCCGGCAGGTCCAGCGGGCTCACCCAGCCGAGTTCGGGCTTGCTGTTCCCGAGCATCAGGATCTCGCTGCCGAGCGCGAGCTCGACATGCTGCGGGATGCCGTGCTCGTCCCGATAGACCACGTGCTCGGTGAAGCCGAACGCCCGCCCGAGAAACGCAATGGCGGCGTCGGCGTCGCGGTACGACAGACAGGGATAACACTTGTAGGCGTGCAGCATGCGGGCTCCTCTCGTGACGGTGGTGTTCCTCGGAGGGTAGTCGCTAGATGGTCACCCGACTTGAACGTTTTTTCGTCGGATACATCGATGGGCCTGCCCTGCGGAGCTACGGAGTTCCGGTGCAACGGAGGCGTCAGGTATCGATGCCACGTCCCCGCCCCTCCGCTTCGCCGCCCCTCCGCAGGTCAGGCCCGGCTGATCCGCTCACGCGCTATCGCTCGGCGTTCGGCAACGCGATCGACACCCGCCGCGCCCACGTTGACGGCGCCTCACCGGCATAGCGGTGGAACGCGCGGGTGAGATGCGCATGATCGGCATACCCACACGCCGCTGCGATGTGGCTCCACGACGGCGCGCCCGGACGTCGTGCCAATTGCACGGCGTGCTCGAAGCGCAGAATGCCCGCCAATCGCTTGGGGGTGAATCCGGTGGCCTCGCGCATGGCGGCCCCGAGCCGCGCGGCGCTCCAGCCGGTGTCGTGCTGCAGCTGCTCGATACGGACCTGGCCACGCGTCTCGACCAGCGTGCGATACGCCTGCTGCACCGCGCGCGCGGTGACCGGCGTGCGTGCGAGACGCGCGAGGAGAAAGGCGTCGATCAGGCGCACGCGTTCGGCGAAGGTGGCGGCGTTGCCCAGATGCTCGGTGAACGCCCGTCCGCTCGCGCCGAGCGCGTCGTCGATCCCGCACGATTGGTTGGCGAGCCGCGCCATCGGGATGCCCAGCACGCGTTGCGCCGCGAGCGGCGTGAGATTCACCTGGACCGCGTCGGCGCTCGTGGCGCCGGTGACGTCCACCCACGTGTCGTAGACGCCCGCCGTGAACGACGCGCGCTGCGCCGTCGGGTGCGCGGGGGAGGCGATGGTGTACGCGGCGTCGAAGTTCACGATGAGCGGCACGATCGCGGCCGCGCATTCTCGGCGCACGGTGGGGGCGACGCTCTGCTCGCGCCACGCGACATACGCGCCCACGACATGCTCGCGCAGACGCGCGTCGGGGAGTGCCTGCTCCACCTCCCACCAGCCGCCATCCCACTGCTGCCGGTGGACCGCCACGGACTAGAACCCGAAGCCGGTGGACCAGGTGATGATGCGGCGGCTGCTCTTGAGCCCCACCGGATCGGCACCGACCCGTGTGTACAACCCCAGTTCCCCACCGAGGCCAAGGATGGGCCACACATGGAGCGAGCCACCCACGTACGTGCGCTTCGCGCTCGCCTTGAGCGGATCGTCGAAGGTGCGCAGGACGCCCGCGGTGAGCGAGGCCCCGCTGCCGAAGTGGCCCAGTGAATTCGCCACGCCCACGTTGAAGCCGGCACCGCCCAGCCCGACCTTGGCCGCGCCCAGAATGCACCAGTCACTCGTGGCGGACTCGCGCACGTACCCCATGCCGTAGGCGAGCGCCCACTTGAGCGGCGCCCCATACGTGAGCCCGCCCATGCACTGATCGAACTCCCACGTCACGGTGGGAGTGCGCGCGCTGTCGCTCGCCGCCCGACGCGGCAGGACCTGCGCCCCGAGCGCCTGGCTCGAGACACTCAAGGCCATACCGAACGCGGCCGCGAACGTACGCGCGTGCGCCATCAGTACTTCAACCCGCTCGCTTCCGCGAAATCCCGCATCGCCTTCTCCTGCGCTTCGCTGAGCGTCTCCGGAACGGTGATGGTGATCTCCACGAGGAGATCGCCCTTGCTGCCGTCTTTCTCGATGCCCTGCC of the Gemmatimonadaceae bacterium genome contains:
- a CDS encoding helix-turn-helix domain-containing protein, which translates into the protein MAVHRQQWDGGWWEVEQALPDARLREHVVGAYVAWREQSVAPTVRRECAAAIVPLIVNFDAAYTIASPAHPTAQRASFTAGVYDTWVDVTGATSADAVQVNLTPLAAQRVLGIPMARLANQSCGIDDALGASGRAFTEHLGNAATFAERVRLIDAFLLARLARTPVTARAVQQAYRTLVETRGQVRIEQLQHDTGWSAARLGAAMREATGFTPKRLAGILRFEHAVQLARRPGAPSWSHIAAACGYADHAHLTRAFHRYAGEAPSTWARRVSIALPNAER